One genomic region from Ovis canadensis isolate MfBH-ARS-UI-01 breed Bighorn chromosome 6, ARS-UI_OviCan_v2, whole genome shotgun sequence encodes:
- the SOWAHB gene encoding ankyrin repeat domain-containing protein SOWAHB, with protein sequence MARELSQEALLDFLCQAGGRVTNAALLSHFKSFLRDPDAPPGQQQRRRELFKGFVNSVAAVRQDPDGTKYVVLKRRYRDLVGEEEGLRRPRDPPAAAAPAGGAAPGSPLPARRGEHPPQPQPGRRIRREEAPAGAAAPVADAGCNGLPAGGAREAARGGGRPRGRSGHRSPVPAAAVAAAAQDRARCAAAETQGRCCWECLQNGLGGLPDPATASASAAEKPAQDDRGALRPQLEDAPAEPPPGPAAPRSPPATVEAAAPPAVSSSPSPAGDPPAPVTPGSVHYSTLQQQQQRTREWVARHPQVPETRDHGPVRAWSVLPDDFPRLPSGQGSWVQESESASAEPPPPSQSLVVPTVSEVWPGDSPLAVFRSIRCQLSLQDLEDFVEQESHGSEESSSGPKESPGGSEDGQRLALGAPDGRRLRNPAGAPSPKEARPTRSPQGLRNVGDAHTSQPVSTGADGPAGDSQPLSWPAPKLRRSLRRSSRAGRAKLSSSDEECLQEDLLKRSRRPPRPRRPSRVGATSSPRVDASLTVGHADIKAAAAAEQHRPHSWWAPGGDRPAALVPHRSSEHKSSLVPLDAREHEWIVKLASGSWIRVLSLFWEDPQLALHKDFLTGYTALHWIAKHGALRALQDLVSSAQKAGIALDVNVKSSCGYTPLHLAAIHGHQGIIKLLVQRLASCVNIRDSSGKKPWQYLTSNTSGEIWQLLEAPRGKPIFPAYSLVRSSSPTRKAKSREVSRHVTRKTSLAALLKSQHTKWKLANQYEKCPNLREREEDSD encoded by the coding sequence ATGGCCCGGGAGCTGAGCCAGGAGGCGCTCCTGGACTTTCTGTGCCAGGCCGGGGGCCGGGTGACCAACGCCGCCTTGCTGAGCCACTTCAAGAGCTTCCTCCGCGACCCCGACGCGCCCCCGGGCCAGCAGCAGCGCCGCCGCGAGCTTTTCAAGGGCTTCGTCAACTCGGTCGCCGCAGTGCGCCAGGACCCCGACGGCACCAAGTACGTGGTGCTCAAGAGGAGGTACCGGGACCTtgtaggggaggaggaggggctgcgGCGACCCCGCGAcccgcccgcggccgccgccCCTGCAGGGGGAGCTGCGCCCGGCTCCCCGCTCCCCGCGCGCCGGGGGGAACACCCGCCGCAACCGCAGCCGGGGAGGCGGATCCGGCGTGAGGAGGCGCCAGCAGGTGCCGCAGCCCCGGTCGCGGACGCAGGTTGCAATGGACTCCCCGCGGGCGGCGCCCGGGAGGCGGCGCGGGGAGGCGGCAGGCCGAGGGGCCGCTCCGGACATCGGTCGCCGGTGCCCGCGGCCGCGGTGGCGGCGGCTGCTCAGGACCGAGCCAGGTGCGCGGCGGCAGAGACGCAGGGCCGCTGCTGCTGGGAATGCCTCCAGAACGGCCTGGGGGGGCTCCCGGACCCCGCCACCGCCAGCGCCAGCGCCGCGGAGAAGCCGGCCCAGGACGACCGCGGGGCTCTCAGGCCGCAGCTGGAAGATGCGCCCGCGGAGCCCCCGCCAGGGCCTGCAGCGCCCCGCTCGCCTCCTGCCACCGTCGAGGCTGCTGCACCGCCCGCTGTCTCGTCCAGTCCCAGTCCCGCAGGAGATCCGCCCGCGCCGGTGACCCCGGGCTCCGTGCACTACTCCactctgcagcagcagcagcagcgcactCGCGAGTGGGTAGCCAGACACCCCCAGGTACCCGAGACCCGGGACCACGGCCCAGTCCGAGCCTGGTCGGTGCTGCCAGACGACTTCCCTCGGCTGCCCTCGGGGCAGGGCTCCTGGGTCCAGGAATCTGAGTCAGCGTCCGCGGAACCCCCTCCTCCTTCTCAGTCCCTCGTCGTTCCCACTGTTTCGGAAGTCTGGCCCGGGGATTCTCCGCTGGCAGTCTTTCGCAGCATTCGTTGTCAGCTGTCCCTCCAGGATTTGGAGGACTTCGTGGAACAGGAGAGCCATGGCAGTGAGGAGAGCAGCAGCGGCCCCAAAGAGTCCCCTGGAGGTTCCGAAGACGGGCAGCGTCTGGCCCTGGGAGCCCCAGATGGGAGAAGGCTCAGGAATCCAGCTGGGGCCCCTTCTCCAAAGGAGGCCAGGCCCACCAGGAGCCCCCAGGGCCTCAGGAATGTAGGAGATGCTCACACCTCTCAGCCGGTCTCCACAGGAGCTGATGGTCCTGCAGGCGACTCCCAACCTTTATCCTGGCCAGCTCCCAAACTAAGGAGATCCCTAAGGAGGAGCTCCAGAGCGGGGAGAGCCAAATTGTCCTCCTCTGATGAAGAGTGCCTTCAGGAGGATTTGCTGAAAAGGAGCCGTCGCCCACCGCGGCCCAGGAGACCCTCCAGAGTGGGAGCCACGTCCAGCCCAAGGGTGGATGCTTCATTGACAGTAGGACATGCAGACATtaaggctgctgctgccgctgagCAGCATCGTCCACACAGCTGGTGGGCCCCTGGAGGGGACAGGCCCGCGGCCTTGGTCCCCCACAGATCTTCCGAGCACAAGTCATCCCTTGTCCCCCTCGATGCCAGGGAGCATGAATGGATCGTGAAGCTGGCCAGTGGCTCTTGGATTCGGGTGTTGAGTTTGTTCTGGGAGGACCCCCAGCTGGCTTTGCACAAAGACTTCTTGACCGGGTACACTGCCTTGCACTGGATAGCCAAACACGGTGCTCTCAGGGCCCTTCAGGACTTGGTCTCAAGTGCACAGAAAGCAGGGATTGCTCTTGATGTAAATGTGAAGTCCAGCTGTGGGTACACCCCGCTACACCTTGCGGCCATTCACGGCCACCAGGGAATCATCAAATTGCTTGTGCAAAGGCTGGCATCTTGTGTAAACATCCGAGACAGCAGTGGGAAGAAGCCTTGGCAGTATCTGACCAGTAATACCTCTGGGGAAATATGGCAGCTACTGGAGGCCCCACGGGGCAAGCCCATTTTCCCCGCCTATTCGTTGGTTCGTAGCTCTTCCCCCACCAGGAAGGCCAAGAGCCGGGAAGTATCTCGACATGTCACCCGAAAGACTTCCTTAGCTGCACTCCTCAAAAGTCAGCACACCAAATGGAAGCTGGCCAACCAGTATGAGAAATGCCCCAAtctgagggaaagagaagaggacagTGACTGA